Within Amycolatopsis sp. cg5, the genomic segment AGGGGGCGAACCTGGCGGCTCATTGCGCTGCCGCTTATCAGGCTCGGATCATCGCGCAAGGTGACGCGGTGTTCGATGAGGCGTTCATGCGTCGGAGTTTCGCGGACTTCTGGTCGGTGGGGCGGGTGACGACGCGGTTCAGCAACGACCTGCTCGCTCCGCCGCCTCCGCACGTGCTCGCGACCCTGGAGGCCGCGCAGTCCGCGCCCGCGGTGGCGCACCGGTTCGCGCACCTCTTCGACGACCCGTCCGACTACGAAGGCTGGCTCACCGACGAAGCCGAAGCCTTGCGCTACCTCAAAGCCTCGTGAGTGGTACGGCCGGTTCTAACCGGCGATACCACTCACGACCCCGGTCGCGACGGCTCGTCCGCTCCAGGCTCGAGGGTCGGGTTTGGGTGGGGGCCTCCCTGACCCAAATCCCTGGGTGAAGGAGGCCCTGACCCGAATATCCGGGTGAGGGAGGCCCTCACCCACCCGGACCGGGGCAGGTAGGCCCCCACTCAACGGCCCCTCAGGCAGGGGTCGTGAGTGTTCCGGCCGGTTCTAACCGGCGATACCACTCACGACCCCAGGCCTTGGCGGGCTTCGGGTTTGTATGAAGGCTCCCCTCATCCAGATCTGGCTGTATGAAGGGAGCCTTCATCACGTATAGCTGTATGAAGGGAGCCTTCATACAGGCCGAGCTGTATGAGGGGAGCCTTCATACAAGTCGGCCGAGGCGGGGCGCCGCGAGCGAGTCCTAGCCGGTGGCGTCGCCGAGGAAGAGGCGGCGTTCGGCCGGGGTGAGTTCCCGGGTGGTGCGGGCGTCGGCGAGGGAGCGGACGAGGTTGAGGGAGTCGCAGGCCTCGCAGTGCCAGACGCGGATCGTGCCGTCGCCGTTGGCGGTGACGAGCTGGCGGCTGTCGGGGGCGAAGGCGAGCAGGTTGACCGGGGCGCCGAAACCGCGGGCGGCGAAGGACATGTGGTTGCCTTCGTCGCCCCAGATGCGGATGGTGCCGTCGTCGCCGGTGCTGGCGATCCAGTTCTCGTCGGGGCTGAAGGCGACGCTCCACACCGGGCCGCCTTGGTGACCGCGCAACACCAGCGGTGCTCCGGTGCCGTCGGCGCTCCAGATGCGGACCGTGCCGTCGTTGCCGCCGCTGGCGATCCACTTGCCGTCGGGGGAGAAGGTGACGCTCCAGACCATGCCGCGCTCGTGGCCGCGCAACACCAAGGGCGTTCCCGAACCGTCGGACTGCCAGACGCGGACCGTGCCGTCGTAGCCGGCGGTTGCGATGTGCCTGCCGTCGGGGCTGACGGCCACGTTGCGGATGCCGCCTTCGTGGCCGCGCAACAACAATGGCGTCCCGGAGCCGTCGGCCGACCAGACGCGGAGGATGCCGTCGTTGCCTCCGGTGACGACGCGGCGGCCGTCGGGGGTGAAGGCGACGCTCCAGACGAGGCCGCGGTCGTCGGCGGTGTGGACGAGCGGCGTGTCGGGCTTGTCGAGGTTCCAGATGCGGACGGTGCCGTCTTCGCCAGCGCTGGCGACGCGCTTGCCGTCGGGGGAGAAGGCGGTGGCGAGGACGGCTTTGGTGTGGCCCTTGAGGTTGAGCGGGTTGCGGCCGTCGGACGGCCAGACGCGGACGACCGTGTCGTCGCCGCCGCTGACGATGTTCTTGCCGTCCGGGCTGACCGCGACGCTCCACACCGCGCCTTCGTGGCCTTGGAGCACCTGCGGGGCGCCGAGGCCGGTCGGGTCCGAGATGCGGACCGTGCCGTCGGTGCTGGTGCTGGCGAGTTCCTGGCCGTCGGGGCTGAACGCGATGCCGGGCACCGCACCCTTGTGGCCGGGTAGCACCAGCGGGTCGGTGCTGGCGGTGGTGTCCCAGATGCGGACGGAGCCGTCGCTGCCGGCGCTGGCGATGCGCTGGCCGTCGGGGCTGAACGCGACCGCGTGGACGGTGCCGTTGTTCTCGCGGAGCACCACGGGGTCCTTGGCGGGGCTCTGCCAGAGGCGGACCGTGCCGTCCGTGCTGGCACTGGCGATCTGCTTGCCGTCGGGGCTGAAGGCGACGGCGCCGACGGTGTTGCCGTGGCCGCGGAGGATGACCGGCTCGGCGTCGCCGTCGGGGTCCCAGATGCGGACCGTCGCGTCGCTGCCGCCGGTGGCGAGCGCCGTGCCGTCCGGGCTGAACGCGACCGCGAGCGCGCGGGTGTGGCCGCGCAGCACCTTCGCTTCGGCGCCGGTCGCGAGGTTCCAGAGCCGGACGGTGCCGTCGTTGTGCGCGCTGGCGAGCTGTTTGCCGTCGGGGCTGAACTGGACGGCCCAGGTGGTGCCCGCCGGTCCTTGCAGCACCCGGGGCGCGCCGCCGGTCGCGGCGTCCCAGATGAGGATGGTGCCGTCGTCGGCGGCCGCCGCGACCGAGCGGCTGTCCGGGCTGAACGACGGGGTGCGCAACGGGCCGTTGTGCCCGGTGAGCAGGCGCGGGGTGCTGCCGGGCATGCTGTGGCCGGTGCGTTCCCAGAGCCGGACGGCGCCGTCTTCGCCACTGGTGGCTTCGAGGCGGCCGTCGCGGCTGTACGCGATGCCGTAGGTCGGGCCGTGGCCGGTGGGGAACACCGCGCGGACCTTGGTGTCGACGATCGCTTGGCGCAACGCGGTCGCGGCTTCTTCGGTCGGCGCGGCGTCGACGGCCTTCTTGGCGAGCAGCAGGCCCAGTTCGGGGTCGATCTGGAGCTGGACGCGCGCGGCCGCGGCGAGCTGACGGGAGTAGGCCGAATCCTTGCCCGCGGTGGCGCGGTCGGCGCGCATGAACGCCATGCCCGCCAAAGTCGCGAGCATGATGACGACCGTGGCTCCGGCGCCGCAGGTGATGCTGGTGATGCGCAGGCGCCTGCGGCGGGCCGCGCGTTCACGGGCGACGGTCGCGCGGCCTTCGTTGAGGAACGCGAGTTCGAGGTCGTTGAGGCGGTCGGCGGGGAAGTCGTGGTACGACGCCAGGCGGGTGCCGCGGTAGAGGAAGCCGTCGTCGCGGCCGTGCTTGTCCCACTCGGCGGCGGCTTCGGTCAGTTTGCGGTGCCGGCGCAGCAGTTCGCGGTCCTCGGCGAGCCAGGTGCGCAACATCGGCCAGTGACGGATCAGCGCCTCGTGCGCGATGGTGACGTTGTCCTCGTCGATCGAGATCAGCCTGGCCTGAGCGAGCTGCTCCAGCACGCGGGCGATCGCGACGCCGTTCGGGTTGTCGAGCAGCTCGCCGTGCCGGGCCCGGCGTCGGGTGTAGTCGGCGCCGTCGGTCAGTGAGGTCAGACGGAGCAGCAGGTCCTTGGCGAACTTCTGGCCGGTCGCGTCCAGCGAGCCGAACGCGCGATCGGCCGTGCGGGCGAGCGCGCCCCGCACCCCGCCGGTGTCGCGGTAGGCGGCGACGCTGAGGATCCGGCCACGGCGGCGCGTCCATGTCTCGCGCAAGGCGTGCGACACCAGCGGCAACGCCCCGGGCTGGTCGGCCGCGTCGGCGAGCACGGCCTCGACGAGTGCCTGCTCGACCTTGAGGCCCGCGATGGCGGCGGGTTCGAGTATCACCGAGCGTAGGTCTTCTTCGTCCATCGGCCCGACCAGCAATTGGCGGTCGCGCAACGCCGCGACCAGCGGCGGATGCTCGGCGCAGTGCGCGTAAAAGTCGGCGCGGACGCCGAGAACCACGCGAATACGTCCGTCTACATTGTCGACCGCGGCAAGCAGGTCGTTGATGAATTCGTCACGTTCACGCCGATCACTGCACAGCGTGAAGACTTCTTCGAACTGGTCGACGATGATGAGCAGCCCGGTTTGCGCGGATTTTCCCTCCAGTATGTCTCTGATACGGGAACCGGTGACCGGAGCGCCATGCGACTCTGTCAACTTCGCGAAAAGTTCAGCGGTAGGATACTCACCGGGAGTGATGACCACGGGTAGCCAATGGCGCCCATCGCCGCTTGCGCTATTCTGCAGAGCCGGAATGAGTCCGGCTCGTAAAAGCGAGCTCTTGCCTATTCCCGATGGGCCGAATACGGCCAGAAAAGGGGATTCGGTCAGCCTTTTGCACAGTTCGTCGACCAATTTGCCCCGGCCGAAGAAACGTTCGGCGTCGGCACTCTGGAAGGTGGCGAGCCCCAGGTAGGGGGCGGTGTCCATCTTGTCCGTCTGCTCTGGACTGTCCTTGGCGCCGAGCTGGGCGTCGAGTGCTCGCCACCGTTCGGCCCAGGCCGAATCGTCGCCACCGCAAGCACGAACGTAGGCCAGCGTCACCGCGAGCGTCGGGAGCGTGTCGCCGCCCGCTGCCTCGGACAACACCGTGACCGAGTAGTGCGAGCGCCGGGCGAGTTCCCGGTAGCTGGGTCTTCCGGCGGTCTCCCGTAATTGCCTTAACTCGACCGCGAATGCCTGCAGTGGCCCCGCGGTGGGATCGATGGCGCGTTCAGGCCGTCCCACGTCGTCCTTCCCCAGATGGCGAACTGTCCCCCGAACCTGTGTTACACGACTGGTGCTCAATGTATCGAGCACCTGGGGCGAATGCCACCGAACGGCCCAAGAATAGGGGTCCGTTCGGCCGTGTTTTGTCCGGCTCATTGTTTGTCCGGACGCCCGTGGTGGCCCTGGACAACTCCTCGGCTGCTAGACCGGGTAGCGGCGCACCGGGCTTTGGGGGCTCGGCGCCGGCGGCTTCGCCGGTGTCACTGCGTCGCGAGGCGGCGGTGAAGTTTCCGCTTTCCGCATACGGGCTGTTCCGCAGGAGTGCCGTCCTGGATGAGGAACACGCAATTGTATGCGGCGGGCATTCACGGCTGCCTTGGACAACAAAATGAGGCCTGAATGTTAAGAATCCATTTCACCGTGGAGGATTTGGCACGATTACGCATGGTCGCGGGACTGGGCCCGGTCGCGGAGAGTGTCTTCGCGCTCGACCAGTTCGGCCGGTCCAGCAGCGTGCCGTTCCTCCGGTGGCGCCGCCAGGTGCGTGCCGCGCTCGGCGCGACCAAGGACACGCCGCCGCTGGACGAGCTGCTCACGCTGCTCGAACAAGACAGCGACGACCGGCTGGCCGCGAGCGTGTTCGAGTTCTGCTCGGCCGCGGTGATCCCGTACTGGGACCAGGTGCGCGCCCACCTCGAGTCGGTCCGTGACGCGCTGGGCCGGGTCGCGATCACCAACGGTGTCGAAGGCCTGCTGAGCGCGCTGCACCCCAAGCTGAACTGGGCCGCGCCGGTGCTGGAGATCCCCGGCGAGATCGACCGCGACATCCACCTCAACGGCCGCGGCCTGCTGCTGTCCCCGTCGGTGTTCCTGTTCGGCCGCACCTCGGTGGTGCTGGACGCCGAGCGGACGACCGGTATCCCCGCGCTGGTGTTCTCCGTTCCCGTCACCGGAGATCTCCTGCGCGCGGAGGACCGGGGCGACCACGGGCTCGAAGCGCTGGTGGGGCACACCAGGGCGGCCGCGCTGCAGGCGCTGACCGAGAGCTGCACGACCGGCGAGCTGTCCCAGCGCCTCGGCATCTCGCTGGCGGGCGCCAGCAAGCACGCGACCGTGCTGCGCAAGGCCGGTCTGGTGATGACCGCGCGCAGCCGCAACTCGGTGCTGCACTCGCTGACCGGGCTCGGTGTGGCGCTGCTGCAGAGCCGAGGGCCGCGCGTGCGCCAGCCCGAAGTCGTCTGAAATCCCTCTCCGAAAGGAACGCATCATGAGCACCAATCCGTTCGAAGACCCCGACGCCACCTACCTGGTGCTGGTCAACGACGAGGGCCAGCACTCGCTCTGGCCGTCGTTCGCGCCGGTTCCCGCGGGCTGGACCGTCGCGCTGGCCGAGACCGACCGCCAGTCCGCGCTCGACCACATCACCGCCAACTGGACGGACCTGCGCCCGAAGAGCCTGATCGAGGCGATGAACGCATGAGCGGGCTTCCCCTGATCATCGAGGGTGACGGCGCGTCGATCCACGACCGGATCCAGCTCGACCGCCCCGACATCCGCAAGGCGCTCACCGAGCACGGCGCCGTGCTGTTCCGCGGCTTCGCGGTCGGCGGCGTCGAAGGCCTCGACCAGGCCGTGCGTGAGCTGTCCGGCGCGCCGCTGACGTACTCCGAGCGCTCGACCCCGCGCAGCCGGATCAGCGGGAACGTCTACACCTCGACGGACTACCCGCCGCAGGAGGAGATCTTCGCCCACAACGAGAACTCCTACCAGGCCGTATGGCCGCTGACGCTGTACTTCTACTGCATCGAGCCGCCGCTGACCCAGGGCGCGACCCCGCTCTCGTCGACCCGCGAGGTCTACGAGTCCATCGACCGCGACATCCGTGCCGAGTTCGAGCGGCGCAAGTGGATGGTCGTGCGCAACTACAGCGACGAGCTGGGCCTGCCGTGGAGCGAGGCGTTCAACACCGACGACCGCGCCGAGGTCGACGCCTACTGCGCGCGCAACGGCATCGAGACCGAATGGCTCGAAGGCACCAAGCTGCGGACGCGCGCGGTGCGCGAGCCCGCGCACGACCACCCGGTGACCGGTGAGCGGGTCTGGTTCAACCACGCCACGTTCTTCCACGTCAGCACGCTTCCCTCGGAGATCCGCGAAGGACTGCTGGAGATGTGCGGCGAGGAGAACCTGCCGAACAACACCTACTACGGCGACGGCGAGCCGATCCCGGACGAGGTCGTCGAACACCTGCGCTCGTGCTACCGCGCCGCGTCCACCCGGTTCGACTACCAGCGCGACGACCTGCTCGTGGTCGACAACATGCTCTCCACCCATGCCCGTGAGCCGTTCACCGGACCGCGCCGCATCGCCGTCGCGATGGCCGAGCCCTCGAACGCCTGACCGGGCCTTTTCGCTGGAGCGTCAAAGGCGTAGAGGGCCCCGGACGCTTCGGCCAGGCTCCTTGGAGCGACGAAAGGAAAGCACGTGCAACGCCTGAACCTGCCAGCCGAGGACGTCGACGCGATCTGGACCGTCGTCGACGAGCTCGCCGTCCGTTATGACACCGTCGAGTCCGCCGAGTTCCAGGCGGAGGCCCGCGTCTTCGCCGACGAGCTGCCGCGCGGGGTGCGCCGCGCGCTCAACGACTTCCGGCTCACCGAGCCGACCGGCGTCTTCGTGGTGTCCGGACTCCCGGTCGACGACGCGGACCTCGGACCGACCCCGCAGCACTGGAAGGACAAGCCCGCGCAGGTCCCGACGCTGCGCTACGACATCGCGTTCTTCCTGATCTCGCATCTGCTCGGCGAGCCGATCGGCTGGGCCACCCAGCAGGACGGCCGGATCATGCACGACATCTTCCCGATCAAGGAGCACTCCGGGGAGCAGATCGGCTGGGGCAGCGATGAGCTGCTCACCTGGCACACCGAGGACGCGTTCCACCCGCTGCGCACCGACTACCTCGCGCTGATGTGCCTGCGCAACCCGGACGACGTCGAGACCACGGCCGCCGACATCGCGGACGTGCGCATCGACGACGACCTCAAGAAGGCGTTGTCCGAGGAGCGGTACTTCATCCTTCCCGACAACTCGCACCGCCCGGAGAACGCGGTCGAATCGTCCACAGAGGACGCTCAGGTCGCGCAGCTCAAGCAGCGCAGCCGCCAGCGCGTCGAGAAGGCGCTGAGCGAGCCGGAGCCGGTCGCCGTGCTGTTCGGCTCGCCGGACGACCCGTACGTCGTCTGCGATCCGTTCTACATGCAGGACGTGCAGGGCGAGGAAGAGCAGAAGGTGCTCGACAGGTTCTTCGCGGCCGTCGACGCCGCGATGGGCGGTGTCGTGCTGAAGCCCGGCGAAATCCTCTTCATCGACAACTACCGCGTGGTGCACGGCCGCAAGCCGTTCCGTGCGCGGTTCGACGGCACCGACCGCTGGCTGCGCAGGCTGAACATCGCCCGCGACGTGCGCAAGTCGCGGGAATTCCGGCTGAGCGCGGACAGCCGCGTCATCTACTGAGCTAGGGGTCAGCGTGAATCTCAGGTTTCTGCTGGAGTCGTTCGACGAGCAGGTCCGCCGCGTCCCGGACGCGGCGGCCGTCAAGTCCACAACGGACTCGGTGAGCTACGCCGAGCTCGACGCGCGGGCGAACCGGCTCGCGGGGCACCTCGCCGGGCGCGGGGTCGGGCCGGACGTGCTCGTCGGCATCTGCGCCGAGCGCGGGATCGACCTGGTGGTCGGCCTGCTCGGCGTGCTCAAGGCGGGCGGCGCCTACCTGCCGCTCGACCCGGCGCACCCGGCGGACCGCCTGGGATTCATGCTCTCCGACGCCCGCGCGACCACGGTGGTGACCCAGCGCCACCTGGCCGACCGCCTCCCCGTCTCCCACGACACCCTGGTCTTCCTCGACGACGACCGGGATAAAGCGGGCTTTACTCCGCGGGATAAAGCCCGCTTTATCCCCGGGAGTAAAGCGGGCTTTATCCCGCCTCAGGTGCGGCCCGAGCACCTGGCGTACGTGATCTACACGTCGGGTTCGACGGGGCGTCCCAAGGGGGTCCAGATCGAGCATCGGCAGCTCGCGAGCTATCTCGCGTGCTGCGAGCTGGACTACCCTGGGCTCGCGGGAACCGCGTTGCTGCACGGTTCGGTCGCGTTCGACCTGACCGTGACGACCGTGTGGGGTCCGCTGATCGTCGGCGGCTGCGTCGTGGTCGGCGATCTCGACGACACGAACCCCGGCTGGCGGCCGACGTTCGTCAAGGCGACCCCCAGTCACCTGCCGCTGCTGCTCGGCCTGCCCGACGAATACTCGCCGAGCGCCGACCTCGTCGTCGGTGGCGAGGCGTTGCCGGGTGACGTCGTGGCCCGATGGCGCGCGCGCCACCCGGGCGCGACCGTCGTCAACGAATACGGGCCGACCGAAGCCACCGTCGGTTGTGTGGCGTTCCGCATCGAACCCGGTGACGACCTCGCGGCGGGCGCGGTCGCCATCGGCGGCTCGATGGCCGACGCCCGGTCCTACGTGCTGGACGAGCGGCTCCAGCCGGTGCGCGGCGACGAGCCGGGGGAGTTGTACGTCGCGGGCGCTGGGCTGGCCCGCGGCTATCACGACCGGTCCGCGCTCACGGCCGAGCGGTTCGTCGCCGACCCGTTCCAGGCGGGCGAGCGCATGTACCGCACCGGTGACGTCGTCCGCTGGGACAACACCGGGAACCTGCACTACCTGGGCCGCTCCGACGACCAGGTCAAGATCCGCGGCTACCGCATCGAGCCCGGCGAGATCGAGGCCGAGCTGGCCAAGCACCCGGCCGTCGACCACGTCGCGGTCGTCGCGCGCGGGGACGAGGACAAGCGGCTCGTCGCCTACATCGTGCCCGCCGGCGAACTGCCGGACCTGCGCGAATTCCTGGCGCCGAGCCTGCCTGAGCACATGATCCCCAGCGCCTTCGTCAGCCTCAAGGAGCTGCCACTCGCGCCGAGCGGCAAACTCGACCGCACCGCGCTGCCCGACCCCGAGCAGCCACAGGAAACCCAGGCGAACGCACCGCGCACCGCGACCGAGCAGACCATCGCCGACATCTGGTCGGACGTGCTCGGCGTCGAGGACATCGACGTCGAGAAGGACTTCTTCGAACTCGGCGGCAACTCGCTGCTCGCGTTCCGGGTCGTGCCGCGGATGCGGGCGGCCCTGGGCGTCGAACTCCCGATCCGGGTGCTGTTCGACACCAGGACCGTCGCCGACCTCGCCGCGAAGGTCGACACCTCCGCCAGCGGTGAGGTGACCGGGATCCCGGTCGTCGACCGGACAGGGAAGCTGCCGCTTTCGGCTTCACAAAAGCGTTTCTGGTTCTTCCACGAGTTCGACTCGGCCGCCGTCGAGTACAACGTCCACTTCGGATTCCGGCTCACCGGTGACCTGGACCTCGACGCGCTGCGCACCGCCTGCCGCGAGCTGATCGCCAGGCACGAGACGCTGCGGACCACGGTCGCGCTCGCCGACGACGAGCCGGTGCAGATCATTCACCCGGCCGGCGAGCCTGAACTGTCCATTCTGGACCTCGCAGACTGGGAAGCCCAGGTTGCCGCCGAGGTCACCGTCCCGTTCGACCTGCGCACCGGCCCGCCCGTGCGTTTCCTCGTGCTGAGCGGGGACAACGAGCACATCCTGCTGTTCGGCCTGCACCACATCGCCGTCGACGGCTGGTCCATGGGTTTGCTCGCCGAGGAACTCAGCGCGCTGTACAACCGCAAGAAGCTTCCCGCGCTGCCGGTGCAGTACGCCGACTACGCGTCCTGGCAGCATGGCCGTCTCACCGAAACCGCGCTGGAACCACACCTGCGCTACTGGCGCGAGAAGCTCGACGGGCTCGTCCCGCTGCAGCTCCCGACCGACCGCCCGCGCCCCGCGGTGCTGACGTCGGTCGGCCGCGACCACCGTTTCAACCTGAGCGCGGAAACCGCCAAGCGGCTCAACGACCTGAGCACCCAGCACGGCGCGACGCTGTTCATGACGCTGATCGCCGCCTGCCAACTGCTCTTCGCGCGGCACTCCGGTCAGCGGGACGTGGCCGTCGGCACCGCGGTCTCCGGGCGTGAGCGGCCCGAGCTGGAACGTCTGATCGGCTGCTTCATCAACACACTCGCCATTCGCTCCACAGTGGACGGCACCGCTTCGTTCACGGACTTCCTGGCCCGGGTCAAGGAGACGGTGCTCGGCGCGTTCGCGCACCAGGAGGTCCCGTTCGAACGGCTCGTCGACGAGCTGTGCGACGAGCGCGACGCGAGCCGGACCCCGCTCGTCCAAGCGATGGTCGTGCTCCAAAGTGGACTCCAGCGCTCGCTGGAGTTCGACGGCCTGCGTGGTGAGCGCCTCGAACTCGCCGAGGTGTCCTCGATCTTCGACATCTCGATCGAGTTCACCGAGCACGACGCCGGCATGGACGTGCTGGTCAAGTACAACACCGACCTCTTCGACGCCGAAACGGTCGAGCGGATGGCTGGACGCCTCGAAGTGCTGGTGGCGAGCCTGCTCGACGCGCCGGAACTGCCGATGGCCGACCTGTCGATGTCCGACGACGCCGAGCAGCGGCTGCTGGCCGAGTGGAACGACACCGCGTTCCCCGGCCCC encodes:
- a CDS encoding helix-turn-helix domain-containing protein translates to MGRPERAIDPTAGPLQAFAVELRQLRETAGRPSYRELARRSHYSVTVLSEAAGGDTLPTLAVTLAYVRACGGDDSAWAERWRALDAQLGAKDSPEQTDKMDTAPYLGLATFQSADAERFFGRGKLVDELCKRLTESPFLAVFGPSGIGKSSLLRAGLIPALQNSASGDGRHWLPVVITPGEYPTAELFAKLTESHGAPVTGSRIRDILEGKSAQTGLLIIVDQFEEVFTLCSDRRERDEFINDLLAAVDNVDGRIRVVLGVRADFYAHCAEHPPLVAALRDRQLLVGPMDEEDLRSVILEPAAIAGLKVEQALVEAVLADAADQPGALPLVSHALRETWTRRRGRILSVAAYRDTGGVRGALARTADRAFGSLDATGQKFAKDLLLRLTSLTDGADYTRRRARHGELLDNPNGVAIARVLEQLAQARLISIDEDNVTIAHEALIRHWPMLRTWLAEDRELLRRHRKLTEAAAEWDKHGRDDGFLYRGTRLASYHDFPADRLNDLELAFLNEGRATVARERAARRRRLRITSITCGAGATVVIMLATLAGMAFMRADRATAGKDSAYSRQLAAAARVQLQIDPELGLLLAKKAVDAAPTEEAATALRQAIVDTKVRAVFPTGHGPTYGIAYSRDGRLEATSGEDGAVRLWERTGHSMPGSTPRLLTGHNGPLRTPSFSPDSRSVAAAADDGTILIWDAATGGAPRVLQGPAGTTWAVQFSPDGKQLASAHNDGTVRLWNLATGAEAKVLRGHTRALAVAFSPDGTALATGGSDATVRIWDPDGDAEPVILRGHGNTVGAVAFSPDGKQIASASTDGTVRLWQSPAKDPVVLRENNGTVHAVAFSPDGQRIASAGSDGSVRIWDTTASTDPLVLPGHKGAVPGIAFSPDGQELASTSTDGTVRISDPTGLGAPQVLQGHEGAVWSVAVSPDGKNIVSGGDDTVVRVWPSDGRNPLNLKGHTKAVLATAFSPDGKRVASAGEDGTVRIWNLDKPDTPLVHTADDRGLVWSVAFTPDGRRVVTGGNDGILRVWSADGSGTPLLLRGHEGGIRNVAVSPDGRHIATAGYDGTVRVWQSDGSGTPLVLRGHERGMVWSVTFSPDGKWIASGGNDGTVRIWSADGTGAPLVLRGHQGGPVWSVAFSPDENWIASTGDDGTIRIWGDEGNHMSFAARGFGAPVNLLAFAPDSRQLVTANGDGTIRVWHCEACDSLNLVRSLADARTTRELTPAERRLFLGDATG
- a CDS encoding ArsR/SmtB family transcription factor, giving the protein MLRIHFTVEDLARLRMVAGLGPVAESVFALDQFGRSSSVPFLRWRRQVRAALGATKDTPPLDELLTLLEQDSDDRLAASVFEFCSAAVIPYWDQVRAHLESVRDALGRVAITNGVEGLLSALHPKLNWAAPVLEIPGEIDRDIHLNGRGLLLSPSVFLFGRTSVVLDAERTTGIPALVFSVPVTGDLLRAEDRGDHGLEALVGHTRAAALQALTESCTTGELSQRLGISLAGASKHATVLRKAGLVMTARSRNSVLHSLTGLGVALLQSRGPRVRQPEVV
- a CDS encoding MbtH family protein, whose product is MSTNPFEDPDATYLVLVNDEGQHSLWPSFAPVPAGWTVALAETDRQSALDHITANWTDLRPKSLIEAMNA
- a CDS encoding TauD/TfdA family dioxygenase, whose product is MSGLPLIIEGDGASIHDRIQLDRPDIRKALTEHGAVLFRGFAVGGVEGLDQAVRELSGAPLTYSERSTPRSRISGNVYTSTDYPPQEEIFAHNENSYQAVWPLTLYFYCIEPPLTQGATPLSSTREVYESIDRDIRAEFERRKWMVVRNYSDELGLPWSEAFNTDDRAEVDAYCARNGIETEWLEGTKLRTRAVREPAHDHPVTGERVWFNHATFFHVSTLPSEIREGLLEMCGEENLPNNTYYGDGEPIPDEVVEHLRSCYRAASTRFDYQRDDLLVVDNMLSTHAREPFTGPRRIAVAMAEPSNA
- the gntD gene encoding guanitoxin biosynthesis L-enduracididine beta-hydroxylase GntD; amino-acid sequence: MQRLNLPAEDVDAIWTVVDELAVRYDTVESAEFQAEARVFADELPRGVRRALNDFRLTEPTGVFVVSGLPVDDADLGPTPQHWKDKPAQVPTLRYDIAFFLISHLLGEPIGWATQQDGRIMHDIFPIKEHSGEQIGWGSDELLTWHTEDAFHPLRTDYLALMCLRNPDDVETTAADIADVRIDDDLKKALSEERYFILPDNSHRPENAVESSTEDAQVAQLKQRSRQRVEKALSEPEPVAVLFGSPDDPYVVCDPFYMQDVQGEEEQKVLDRFFAAVDAAMGGVVLKPGEILFIDNYRVVHGRKPFRARFDGTDRWLRRLNIARDVRKSREFRLSADSRVIY